The following coding sequences are from one Eucalyptus grandis isolate ANBG69807.140 chromosome 11, ASM1654582v1, whole genome shotgun sequence window:
- the LOC104427642 gene encoding UDP-N-acetylglucosamine--N-acetylmuramyl-(pentapeptide) pyrophosphoryl-undecaprenol N-acetylglucosamine transferase, with product MASAVAVPRFFLSTNPSLRPPDRRSFRRPPRSFKLVCCLAAESSDGSAPAGNLRVAFAAGGTGGHILPALAIAEELRIMRPGTRVLFVGTPKSMESTVVAAGGYDFVPIPAAPLYRPVLSPRNAFFPYRLVKSLIRSYRRLEEFDPDIVVGTGGYVSFPVCLAAVLKGIRLVIQEQNALPGLANWILAHLADVVFVAFNSTVDSFPKHKCVVCGNPVRLAMKKSVSQVEARLHFFPKVESVGDSGVKVVLVLGGSLGAYTINIALLNLYYQMLMESENLFIIWQTGVESFNEMESLVRNHPHLMMRPFLRSMDMAYAASDLIVSRAGAMTCSEILATGKPSILIPSPNVAEGHQFKNAALMADLAGTRIINEDELDSTTLKVAIEEMLGDENQLAVMSERALKAAKPEASAEISKRILSLVNSSPRTSQG from the exons ATGGCCTCCGCCGTTGCCGTCCCTCGCTTCTTCCTCTCCACCAACCCTTCTCTCCGTCCGCCGGATCGCCGCTCCTTTCGCAGACCCCCCAG GTCCTTCAAGCTTGTCTGTTGCCTGGCTGCCGAAAGCTCCGATGGGTCGGCCCCGGCCGGCAACCTCCGGGTGGCGTTCGCGGCGGGCGGCACCGGCGGCCACATACTTCCGGCCCTGGCGATCGCGGAGGAGCTCAGGATCATGAGACCTGGGACCCGGGTCCTCTTCGTCGGCACCCCCAAGAGCATGGAGAGCACGGTGGTCGCGGCCGGGGGCTACGACTTCGTCCCCATCCCCGCCGCTCCGTTGTACCGCCCGGTACTCTCTCCCCGGAACGCCTTCTTTCCTTACCGTTTGGTTAAGTCGCTGATTCGTAGCTACCGGAGATTGGAAGAATTCGATCCTGATATCGTCGTTGGTACCGGCGGATATGTGTCGTTTCCTGTTTGCCTAGCGGCGGTCTTGAAAGGGATTAGGCTCGTGATTCAAGAGCAGAACGCGCTCCCTGGTTTGGCTAATTGGATCCTCGCGCATCTTGCGGATGTCGTGTTTGTCGCGTTCAATTCGACGGTTGATTCCTTTCCGAAGCATAAGTGCGTGGTGTGCGGGAACCCGGTGAGGCTGGCCATGAAGAAGTCTGTTTCGCAGGTGGAGGCGAGGTTACATTTCTTCCCGAAAGTGGAGAGCGTGGGTGATTCGGGGGTGAAAGTGGTTTTGGTGCTCGGCGGCTCTCTGGGTGCTTATACCATTAACATCGCCTTGCTGAATTTGTATTATCAGATGCTGATGGAGAGCGAGAACTTGTTCATCATATGGCAAACTGGGGTGGAGTCCTTCAATGAGATGGAAAGCCTCGTTAGAAATCATCCCCACTTGATGATGCGGCC GTTCTTGCGCTCCATGGATATGGCATATGCAGCTTCCGACCTGATTGTCTCCAGAGCTGGTGCAATGACCTGTTCCGAAATTTTGGCAACTGGAAAACCTTCCATTCTG ATCCCATCACCCAATGTTGCCGAGGGACATCAGTTCAAAAATGCTGCTTTAATGGCAGATTTAGCAGGAACAAGGATTATAAATGAAGATGAACTTGATTCAACCACCCTCAAAGTGGCAATTGAAGAGATGTTAG GAGACGAAAATCAGTTGGCTGTGATGTCAGAGAGGGCTCTCAAAGCAGCAAAGCCTGAGGCTTCGGCAGAGATTTCAAAGCGCATTCTCTCTCTGGTGAACTCATCCCCAAGAACATCACAAGGTTGA